In Candidatus Goldiibacteriota bacterium, a genomic segment contains:
- the nrdR gene encoding transcriptional repressor NrdR: protein MKCPYCSHKSDKVVDSRESKDGEAIRRRRECLKCAKRYTTYEQIEHSLPMVVKKDNRREPFDRKKILSGLIKACEKRPVSVEQLEEVVDEIEKQLYSKMEKEVPSTVIGNIIMEKLALMDEVAYVRFASVYRQFKDINAFTKELKKFLTEKNDK from the coding sequence ATGAAGTGTCCTTACTGCAGCCACAAATCGGATAAAGTTGTTGATTCCAGGGAAAGTAAAGACGGCGAAGCCATAAGGCGCAGAAGGGAATGCCTTAAGTGCGCTAAAAGGTACACCACATATGAGCAGATAGAACATTCGCTTCCTATGGTTGTAAAAAAGGACAACAGGCGAGAGCCCTTTGACCGTAAAAAAATATTAAGCGGGCTGATAAAAGCGTGCGAAAAGCGGCCTGTATCTGTTGAGCAGCTTGAAGAAGTGGTGGATGAAATAGAAAAACAGCTTTACAGCAAGATGGAAAAAGAGGTCCCGTCCACGGTTATAGGTAATATCATCATGGAAAAACTTGCGCTTATGGATGAAGTGGCATATGTAAGATTTGCCTCTGTGTACAGGCAGTTTAAGGATATTAACGCTTTTACCAAGGAGTTAAAAAAATTCCTTACGGAAAAGAATGACAAATAA